The following DNA comes from Agromyces mangrovi.
GTCCTTCATCGAGGCGCGCATGGTGCGCTGACGCCCTCGCGTCGAGTGCAGCACCCGCGCGCGGGGGCTACGCCTTGACGAACGCCCAGAGCGAGGCGACGAGCCCTGCGCCGCCGACGAGCGCGATCAGACCGATGACACTCCAGAGGATCGTTTCGACCATGGGGCCATCCTGCCGCGCGGCCACGCCCGGGTCAATGGTTCGCGGAGGCGGTCAGTCGGCGGCGGAATCGCGGGCCGATGCCAGCTCGCGCGCGGTCGCGACGGCGCGCCCGAGCGCCTCGGTGTCGCCGCCGGCACGCGCGGCCGCGTAGCCCACGAGGAACGTCGTGAGCGGGGCGGCCGGCCGCACGACCCGGTGCGCGGCGTCACCGGCGAGCGAGAGGAGCTCGGCGATGTCGCCCGGCGCGTCCTCCACGCCGAGCGCCGCGGCGAGCTCGGTCCACCACTGGTCGAGGATCTCGGGAGCGTCGTCAGCCATGTGCGCCATTGTCCTCCGGTGGGCGGCGCGCGTCCACGGCGCGCGTGATCGGGCCGGGTCAGGGCGACGGATGCCCCGGAGGGAGGTCCACGCCGAGCTCGGCCGCATCCGCGGCGGTGTCGAGGTCGCGCACCCGGTCGGCGGGCAGCGGCAGCTCGCGCAGGTCGAGGGGGCGATGAGGCGGCGGAGGGGAGGCCGTCGAGGGGACTGCTCGTGGCGAGGTCGGTGACAGCGTGGCGGAGGGTAGGCCTGTCGTAGATCGCGAGGAGGGGCTGGCGGCGGCCGTCGGGGTCGACGGCGATCACACCGTCCGCGCGGGGCGCGGCGCCCGTCGTGCGGTGCTCGGCCAGGAGCGCGACGATCGCCGCCGCCGGGTCGACCAGGTCGGCGGCGAGCAGGAGGATCGGCGTGTCGCTCGGCGGCAGCGCGGCGAGACCGGCGGCGATGGCGGGGACGGGGCCGCCGAGGGGCGGGTCCTCGCGCACGAGCGGGTGGCCGCGCGTGTGCGCAGCGAGCGTCGGCGGGCCGACGACGACGATGTGCGAG
Coding sequences within:
- a CDS encoding DUF6457 domain-containing protein, with the translated sequence MADDAPEILDQWWTELAAALGVEDAPGDIAELLSLAGDAAHRVVRPAAPLTTFLVGYAAARAGGDTEALGRAVATARELASARDSAAD